One bacterium genomic window carries:
- a CDS encoding DegT/DnrJ/EryC1/StrS family aminotransferase, giving the protein MYRIGKEEVKAVEKVIKSKELFRVKSGKLSECDKFEKEWAKKIGTKYALLLNGGGTAALICGLVGFDIGPGDEVLIPSYTFMATATAVLMVGAIPVVVEVDETCTMDPIDLEKKITKNTKAIIPVHMVGFPCNMEKIMNIAKRYNLKVLEDCCQAVGGSFKGKRLGTWGDAGAYSFNYFKVISCGEGGGLVTDDRIIYEKASIFHDSGTAFRPYAGEFSIPIFLGLQFRASEIMGAIMRVQLKRLDKILKDLRKNKRRIMEELIDYPGIKFIPSNDIEGDCGIMIGFRFDDENTAKKFVEIAGGYRPIDSGKHVWFDWKPVIEKRIWHKERLNPYNFPENQNLRHTYTKEMYPKSIENLSRTVLISVNPDWKDKDIKEKVKKIKKAVEEVYKK; this is encoded by the coding sequence ATGTATAGAATAGGGAAAGAAGAAGTAAAGGCAGTTGAAAAAGTAATAAAAAGTAAGGAGTTATTCAGGGTTAAAAGTGGAAAATTGAGTGAGTGTGATAAGTTTGAAAAGGAATGGGCTAAGAAAATTGGAACTAAATATGCTTTACTTTTAAATGGAGGAGGAACTGCTGCATTAATTTGTGGACTTGTAGGATTTGATATTGGACCTGGAGATGAGGTTTTAATTCCATCATATACTTTTATGGCAACTGCAACTGCAGTTCTTATGGTTGGAGCAATTCCTGTTGTGGTTGAGGTTGATGAAACATGTACAATGGACCCGATAGATCTGGAAAAAAAGATAACAAAAAATACAAAGGCAATTATTCCTGTTCATATGGTTGGATTTCCTTGTAATATGGAAAAGATAATGAATATTGCGAAAAGATATAATTTAAAAGTACTTGAAGATTGCTGTCAGGCAGTCGGTGGAAGTTTTAAAGGTAAAAGATTGGGTACATGGGGAGATGCGGGCGCTTACAGTTTTAATTATTTCAAAGTAATAAGTTGTGGTGAAGGTGGTGGTCTTGTAACAGATGATAGAATAATTTACGAAAAGGCAAGTATATTTCATGATAGTGGAACTGCTTTCAGACCCTATGCTGGTGAATTTTCAATTCCTATTTTTCTTGGACTACAATTCAGAGCAAGTGAAATTATGGGTGCAATAATGAGAGTTCAGTTAAAACGGCTTGATAAAATACTGAAGGATTTGAGGAAAAACAAAAGAAGAATAATGGAAGAACTTATTGATTATCCAGGAATTAAGTTTATTCCTTCAAATGATATAGAAGGAGATTGTGGAATTATGATTGGTTTTAGATTTGATGACGAAAATACCGCAAAAAAGTTTGTTGAAATTGCTGGTGGCTACAGACCTATTGATTCAGGAAAACATGTATGGTTTGACTGGAAGCCGGTAATTGAAAAGAGAATATGGCATAAGGAAAGATTGAATCCATATAATTTCCCTGAAAATCAAAATTTAAGACATACTTATACAAAAGAAATGTATCCAAAATCAATAGAGAATTTAAGCAGAACTGTTTTAATTTCTGTCAATCCTGACTGGAAAGATAAAGATATAAAGGAAAAGGTAAAAAAAATAAAAAAGGCAGTGGAAGAAGTTTATAAAAAATGA
- a CDS encoding 2-oxoacid:acceptor oxidoreductase family protein, whose translation MKEIFEIRWHGRGGQGAKTAALLFGDACISTGKYIQAFPEYGPERMGAPVASFNRISSSPIRIHSGIENPDVVVVLDFSLVEQINVCEGLDEKEGILLINSPLSPEEIKKKINFKGKVYTVDASKIAMETIGRNIPNTPMMGALVKVTGILTLEELLKDTEKKLQVKFRNKPEVIEGNLKAIERAYNEVKGD comes from the coding sequence ATGAAAGAAATTTTTGAGATAAGATGGCATGGAAGAGGAGGTCAGGGAGCAAAAACAGCAGCACTTCTTTTTGGAGATGCTTGTATTTCAACTGGTAAATATATACAGGCATTTCCTGAATATGGACCTGAAAGAATGGGAGCACCTGTTGCTTCTTTTAACAGAATAAGTTCCTCTCCAATAAGAATTCACTCTGGTATTGAAAACCCTGATGTTGTCGTGGTTCTTGATTTTTCACTTGTAGAACAGATTAATGTTTGTGAAGGTCTTGATGAAAAAGAAGGTATTTTACTCATTAACTCTCCTTTATCTCCAGAAGAAATTAAAAAAAAGATAAATTTTAAAGGGAAGGTATACACTGTTGATGCTTCAAAAATTGCAATGGAGACAATTGGAAGGAATATACCGAATACTCCAATGATGGGTGCTCTTGTGAAGGTTACAGGGATACTTACACTTGAAGAATTGTTGAAAGATACAGAAAAAAAATTGCAGGTGAAATTCAGAAATAAACCAGAAGTTATTGAAGGAAATCTGAAAGCAATAGAAAGAGCATATAATGAAGTGAAAGGAGATTGA
- a CDS encoding 4Fe-4S binding protein: protein MEKKLTWKELPVGDILEGGSSLNFKTGNWRSKKPVHIPEKCINCFICWISCPDDAIVVDSEKGKWSHFNYDYCKGCGICAYECPKKAIEMKDEGEK from the coding sequence ATGGAAAAAAAGTTGACATGGAAAGAATTACCAGTTGGAGATATACTTGAAGGGGGTAGTTCTTTAAATTTTAAAACAGGAAATTGGAGAAGCAAAAAACCTGTTCATATTCCTGAAAAATGTATTAATTGTTTTATATGCTGGATAAGTTGTCCTGATGATGCTATTGTCGTTGATTCAGAAAAAGGGAAATGGTCTCACTTTAATTATGATTACTGTAAAGGTTGTGGAATATGCGCCTATGAATGTCCTAAAAAAGCAATAGAAATGAAGGATGAGGGGGAAAAATGA
- the porA gene encoding pyruvate ferredoxin oxidoreductase, translated as MGIKVAKTANEAFAEGMRQINPDVVAAYPITPATEIVQIFSQFVADGRVKTEFIQVESEHSAMSACIGASAAGARAMTGTSSQGLALMWEMLYIASGFRLPIIMAVVNRALSSPINIHCDHSDTFGARDSGWIQIYSENVQETYDNLIQGVRIAEHPEVRLPCMIMTDGFILSHCLETMEMLSDEEVQEFVGNPPERENLIKALIDGKPITIGALDLQDYYFEHKRQQAEGMRNALKVILEIGKEFGDRFGRYYEFVENYKLEDADIGIVVIGSTAGTGKEVVDSLRKKGIKAGLLKIRVLRPLPVEDIKNSLKNLKVVGIMDRVEGMNAFCGPLYSEISACLYDLEKKPILTDFVYGLGGRDVKIEDVEIIFNDLLKILEKGKKDFTLKYIGVRE; from the coding sequence ATGGGAATAAAAGTAGCGAAAACAGCCAATGAAGCATTTGCAGAAGGGATGAGACAGATAAACCCAGATGTTGTTGCTGCATATCCAATAACACCTGCAACTGAAATTGTCCAGATTTTTTCTCAATTTGTTGCTGATGGACGTGTTAAAACAGAATTTATACAGGTTGAAAGTGAACATTCAGCAATGAGTGCCTGTATTGGAGCAAGTGCAGCAGGTGCAAGAGCAATGACTGGAACTTCTTCACAGGGACTTGCTTTAATGTGGGAAATGCTCTATATTGCTTCTGGATTTCGTTTACCAATAATAATGGCAGTTGTCAATAGAGCACTTTCCTCACCTATTAATATTCACTGCGACCATTCAGATACTTTTGGAGCAAGGGATAGTGGATGGATACAGATTTATTCAGAAAATGTTCAGGAGACATATGATAATTTAATACAGGGAGTAAGAATTGCTGAACATCCTGAAGTTAGATTACCCTGTATGATTATGACTGATGGATTTATTTTAAGCCATTGCCTTGAAACAATGGAGATGCTTTCAGACGAAGAAGTTCAGGAATTTGTTGGAAATCCACCTGAAAGAGAAAATCTGATAAAGGCATTGATTGATGGGAAACCGATAACAATAGGAGCACTTGATTTACAGGACTATTATTTTGAACATAAAAGACAGCAGGCAGAAGGGATGAGAAATGCTTTAAAAGTTATACTTGAAATAGGAAAGGAATTTGGAGACAGATTTGGAAGATATTATGAATTTGTGGAAAATTATAAACTTGAAGATGCAGATATAGGAATTGTTGTTATTGGTTCAACTGCTGGGACAGGAAAAGAAGTTGTTGATAGTTTAAGAAAAAAAGGAATAAAGGCAGGACTTTTGAAAATAAGGGTTTTAAGGCCTTTACCAGTTGAGGATATCAAAAATTCATTAAAAAATTTAAAAGTTGTTGGAATTATGGATAGAGTAGAAGGTATGAATGCTTTTTGTGGTCCATTATATTCTGAAATTTCTGCATGTTTATATGACCTTGAAAAAAAACCTATTTTAACTGATTTTGTTTATGGACTTGGTGGAAGAGATGTAAAGATTGAAGATGTTGAAATAATTTTTAATGATTTACTAAAAATTCTGGAAAAAGGGAAAAAGGACTTTACATTAAAATATATAGGAGTAAGGGAATAA
- a CDS encoding thiamine pyrophosphate-dependent enzyme — protein sequence MPSIRELAKRESRFISGHRLCAGCGAGIVMRLVLLAIDKPVIASCATGCVEVASTIFPYSAWKIPWIHSAFENSAATISGIEAAYNVFKREGKIDKDIVFVGFGGDGGTHDIGFQALSGAAERGHNVLYVCYNNQAYMNTGIQRSGATPKYAHTTTSPVGKVIPGKIQWQKNLVEIMVAHGIPYAATSIPGRWNDLVNKVEKAVKINGFKFIEVLSPCRLGWPHEPELTMEISRLAVETCIWPLYEVVEGKYKLTYKPKEKKPVSEWFKLQGRFRHLLLPQNSGLLESIQKEVDRRWEDLLKKCES from the coding sequence ATGCCAAGTATAAGAGAACTTGCGAAAAGAGAAAGTAGATTTATTTCAGGTCACAGATTGTGTGCTGGTTGTGGAGCAGGAATAGTTATGCGACTTGTTCTACTTGCTATTGATAAACCTGTTATTGCTTCCTGTGCCACAGGATGTGTTGAAGTTGCATCTACAATTTTCCCTTATTCAGCATGGAAAATTCCATGGATACATTCTGCATTTGAAAATTCAGCAGCAACAATAAGTGGAATAGAGGCAGCATACAATGTTTTTAAAAGAGAAGGGAAAATTGATAAAGATATTGTATTTGTTGGTTTTGGAGGAGATGGTGGAACTCATGATATTGGATTTCAGGCATTAAGTGGAGCTGCTGAAAGAGGTCATAATGTTTTATATGTTTGTTACAATAATCAGGCATATATGAATACAGGTATACAGAGGTCAGGAGCAACTCCTAAATATGCTCATACAACTACTTCTCCTGTTGGAAAAGTAATTCCCGGTAAAATTCAGTGGCAGAAAAATCTTGTTGAAATTATGGTTGCACACGGAATTCCGTATGCTGCAACTTCTATACCTGGAAGATGGAATGACCTTGTAAATAAGGTTGAAAAAGCAGTAAAAATTAATGGTTTTAAATTTATAGAAGTTTTATCACCATGTCGTCTTGGCTGGCCTCATGAACCTGAACTGACGATGGAAATTTCACGGCTTGCAGTTGAAACATGTATCTGGCCATTATATGAAGTTGTAGAAGGTAAATATAAACTCACTTACAAACCAAAAGAGAAAAAACCGGTAAGTGAATGGTTTAAATTACAGGGAAGATTCAGACACTTACTTTTACCTCAAAACAGTGGTTTACTTGAAAGCATACAGAAAGAAGTTGATAGAAGATGGGAAGATTTATTGAAAAAATGTGAAAGTTAA
- a CDS encoding carbon starvation protein A produces the protein MNSLFIGLIGLTLFAISYILYGKYLEKLWEIDERRKTPAYTKTDGIDYIPAKHWLILFGHHFSSIAGAGPILGPVIAICVWGWGPALLWIILGSIFLGGVHDFSSLVLSVRNEGQTVGEITKKLLGDKSRVIFSFFLWFSLILVVAVFSAVTAKTFISEPPIVLPTFFLIIDAVIFGFLVYRKNFSIFYSTILCLFLLFLFFLTGSKVPVVIQFNPLKIWIIILLIYSFVASVLPVNILLQPRDYLSSFVLFAGIIFGYIGLITTHPSVKAPFYISFFSQSGALWPMMFVIIACGAISGFHGLVSSGTSSKQIANEKDIRKIGYGGMLTEGFLSILALLCVSAGLFWKGPSPELNYPDLMKQGDWIGTFATGYGHILKRILDPKIGKLFAIVMINSFVLTTLDTATRITRYITQELFGETFRIKPFKNRYLATVLVIVFSGYLAFGNWQKIWPVFGASNQLVAGIILLLCGCYLLQKRKNALSTLIPALIMFMTTMVALTIQMLSFYSQKHFLLGNISLILIILSIFVINESLKIILHLKRKEKYEKRST, from the coding sequence ATGAATTCTTTATTTATAGGTTTAATCGGGTTAACATTATTTGCAATTTCCTATATTCTCTACGGTAAATATCTGGAAAAATTATGGGAAATTGATGAAAGAAGAAAAACACCTGCCTATACAAAAACAGATGGGATTGATTATATACCTGCAAAGCACTGGTTAATTCTCTTTGGACACCATTTCTCTTCAATTGCCGGTGCTGGTCCAATTCTAGGTCCTGTTATTGCTATATGTGTTTGGGGATGGGGACCTGCTTTACTCTGGATAATTTTAGGTTCTATTTTTCTTGGCGGAGTTCATGATTTTTCCTCACTTGTTTTAAGTGTTAGAAATGAAGGACAGACAGTTGGAGAAATAACAAAAAAACTTCTCGGAGATAAAAGCAGGGTAATCTTTTCGTTCTTTTTATGGTTTTCTCTAATCCTTGTTGTTGCTGTTTTTTCCGCAGTAACTGCTAAAACATTTATTTCAGAACCACCAATTGTACTTCCTACTTTTTTTCTTATAATAGATGCAGTAATTTTTGGATTTCTTGTATATAGAAAAAACTTTTCAATTTTTTATTCCACAATTCTATGTCTTTTTCTACTTTTTTTATTTTTTCTGACCGGAAGTAAAGTACCTGTTGTTATACAATTTAATCCATTAAAAATCTGGATAATTATTCTTTTAATATACAGTTTCGTAGCAAGCGTTTTACCTGTAAATATTCTTTTACAGCCAAGGGATTACCTTTCTTCTTTCGTTCTTTTTGCCGGTATAATTTTTGGTTATATAGGACTTATAACAACACATCCATCTGTAAAAGCACCTTTTTATATTTCATTTTTTTCTCAATCAGGTGCTCTCTGGCCAATGATGTTTGTTATTATTGCCTGTGGTGCTATAAGTGGATTTCATGGTCTTGTTTCAAGTGGAACGAGTTCAAAACAGATTGCGAATGAAAAAGATATAAGAAAAATCGGTTATGGTGGAATGCTAACTGAGGGTTTCTTATCTATACTGGCTCTTTTATGTGTATCTGCTGGGCTTTTCTGGAAAGGTCCCAGTCCTGAGTTAAATTATCCAGATTTGATGAAACAGGGGGACTGGATTGGAACATTTGCAACCGGTTATGGACATATTTTAAAAAGAATACTTGACCCTAAAATCGGTAAATTATTTGCAATTGTGATGATAAACAGTTTTGTTTTGACAACTCTTGATACTGCAACAAGAATAACAAGATATATAACACAGGAATTATTTGGAGAAACTTTCAGAATTAAACCTTTTAAAAATAGATATCTTGCAACAGTTCTTGTTATAGTATTTTCTGGTTATCTTGCTTTTGGTAACTGGCAGAAAATCTGGCCTGTTTTCGGTGCTTCAAATCAACTTGTTGCCGGTATTATATTACTTTTATGCGGTTGCTATCTTCTGCAGAAAAGGAAAAATGCATTATCAACATTAATCCCTGCTTTAATAATGTTTATGACAACTATGGTTGCTCTTACAATTCAGATGTTATCCTTTTACTCTCAAAAACATTTTTTACTTGGAAATATAAGTTTAATTTTAATAATTCTCTCAATATTCGTAATAAATGAGAGTTTGAAGATAATACTTCATCTGAAAAGAAAGGAGAAATATGAAAAAAGAAGCACTTGA
- the dnaX gene encoding DNA polymerase III subunit gamma/tau: MYKVLARKYRPQNFDEVCGQKDIVEVIKRSIKFNKVAHAYLFAGPRGVGKTTIARIFAKCLNCVEGPALNPCNKCDSCIEITNSASLDVLEIDGASNRGIDEIRNIRENVNLLPAKSRFKIYIIDEVHMLTPEAFNALLKTLEEPPPYIKFFFATTAPEKIPLTIISRCQRFNLKPLKKDEVKNKIMEICGKENIEIEEKAIDEIYDFCEGSLRDAISLLEQLSVFSDEKIKHQDVRYLLGLPEEKSIEEILKNILDKNYTKSIENLHKLISDGKDPVLILEGIIKKVKDIVISKLDIEKIEIDEQLVKRFNNLKTEEIFEGIEYIVEFKSILRREREPVLFTEVLILKLLQLWGNNKKELKEEIKIEKKEENKIKKEEEITDEKKENMGTIFDFKEEKETEKNEKEEGQKIEEKKENKEFNWEEILKKVKHFRPTLEAALREGKLDRIEGENIYILFDSKYNFHKSMVENISNKIKIEKIIFDLTGKKYKIIPILNKNSKSIIENPEVKKIIEFFNGEIIKMEE; encoded by the coding sequence ATGTATAAAGTACTTGCAAGAAAATACAGACCTCAGAATTTTGATGAAGTTTGCGGGCAGAAAGATATTGTTGAAGTTATAAAAAGGTCAATAAAATTTAATAAAGTTGCGCATGCTTATCTTTTTGCAGGACCAAGAGGAGTTGGTAAAACAACAATAGCAAGAATATTTGCTAAATGTTTAAACTGTGTTGAAGGTCCTGCTCTAAATCCCTGTAATAAATGTGACAGTTGTATAGAAATAACAAATAGTGCTTCTCTTGATGTTCTTGAAATTGATGGTGCTTCAAACAGAGGAATAGATGAAATAAGAAATATAAGGGAAAATGTGAATTTATTACCTGCAAAATCAAGATTTAAAATTTATATAATAGATGAAGTTCATATGTTAACACCGGAAGCATTCAATGCTTTACTCAAAACACTTGAAGAACCACCCCCTTACATAAAATTTTTCTTTGCTACTACTGCTCCTGAAAAAATTCCACTTACTATAATTTCAAGATGTCAGAGATTTAATTTGAAACCGCTTAAAAAAGATGAAGTTAAAAATAAAATCATGGAAATATGTGGAAAAGAGAATATTGAAATAGAGGAAAAAGCAATAGATGAGATTTATGATTTCTGTGAAGGGTCTTTAAGAGATGCCATAAGTTTACTTGAACAACTTTCTGTTTTTTCTGATGAGAAAATAAAACATCAGGATGTCAGGTATTTACTCGGGCTTCCAGAAGAAAAGAGTATAGAGGAAATACTTAAAAATATTCTGGATAAAAATTATACAAAAAGTATAGAAAATCTTCATAAACTTATTTCTGATGGAAAAGACCCGGTATTGATTCTTGAAGGAATTATAAAAAAAGTAAAGGATATAGTGATTTCTAAACTTGATATTGAAAAAATTGAAATAGATGAGCAACTGGTAAAAAGGTTTAATAATTTAAAAACAGAAGAAATTTTTGAAGGTATTGAATATATTGTTGAATTTAAGAGTATATTGAGAAGAGAAAGAGAACCTGTTTTATTTACAGAAGTTCTTATTTTGAAATTACTTCAGTTGTGGGGAAACAATAAAAAAGAATTAAAAGAAGAAATTAAGATTGAGAAAAAAGAGGAAAATAAGATTAAGAAAGAAGAAGAAATTACAGATGAAAAAAAAGAAAATATGGGAACAATTTTTGATTTTAAGGAGGAAAAAGAAACTGAAAAAAATGAGAAAGAAGAAGGACAGAAAATTGAAGAAAAAAAAGAAAATAAAGAGTTCAACTGGGAAGAAATTTTGAAAAAAGTTAAACATTTCAGACCCACACTTGAAGCAGCACTGAGAGAAGGAAAACTTGATAGAATTGAAGGAGAAAATATTTACATATTATTTGATAGTAAGTACAATTTCCATAAATCAATGGTTGAAAACATATCTAACAAGATAAAAATAGAAAAAATAATTTTTGATTTAACCGGAAAAAAATATAAAATAATACCGATTTTAAATAAAAACAGTAAGTCAATCATTGAAAATCCGGAGGTTAAAAAAATAATAGAGTTTTTTAATGGCGAAATAATAAAAATGGAGGAATGA
- a CDS encoding YbaB/EbfC family nucleoid-associated protein has translation MGIFDNLKQMAQLKQQASQFQKMLESKIVEVSSSGNEVKIKINGKMDILSIEISETLLKPENKVNLEKLIKKTFNEARGKVEKIIASELKSQIGFPF, from the coding sequence ATGGGAATATTTGATAATCTGAAGCAGATGGCGCAATTAAAACAGCAGGCATCTCAGTTTCAAAAAATGCTTGAATCAAAGATAGTTGAAGTTTCCTCTTCTGGTAATGAAGTAAAGATTAAAATAAATGGGAAGATGGATATTTTGAGCATTGAAATTTCTGAAACATTATTGAAGCCAGAAAATAAAGTAAATCTTGAAAAACTTATTAAAAAAACATTTAATGAAGCAAGAGGTAAAGTAGAAAAAATAATTGCCAGTGAACTTAAATCACAGATTGGTTTTCCATTTTAA
- the recR gene encoding recombination mediator RecR, which yields MGLYPEIIETLIEKLKKLPGIGPKSAERIVYYLIQSDDNEVISLGETIISLKKQIKLCKRCFNFAEKELCNICLDEKRENILCIVEEVKDLISIEKTNFKGRYHVLWGRISMLDNITPEQLKIPQLIERIKSENIQEIIIATNPTVEGDNTAEYISEILKKLGIKHSRLAIGLPLGSELEYIDSQTLKKAIEGRREL from the coding sequence ATGGGATTATATCCTGAAATAATAGAGACACTTATAGAAAAACTGAAAAAATTACCGGGCATTGGTCCTAAAAGTGCTGAAAGAATTGTTTATTATTTAATCCAGAGCGATGATAATGAAGTGATTTCTCTTGGAGAAACGATTATATCTTTAAAAAAACAGATTAAATTGTGTAAGAGATGTTTTAATTTTGCTGAAAAAGAGTTATGCAATATATGCCTTGATGAAAAAAGAGAAAATATTTTATGTATTGTAGAAGAGGTTAAGGATTTAATTTCTATTGAAAAAACAAATTTTAAAGGAAGGTATCATGTTTTATGGGGCAGAATTTCAATGCTTGATAATATTACTCCAGAACAACTTAAAATTCCCCAACTTATAGAAAGAATAAAAAGTGAAAATATACAAGAAATTATAATAGCAACAAATCCAACCGTAGAAGGAGATAATACAGCCGAATATATATCAGAAATATTAAAGAAACTTGGAATTAAACACTCAAGATTAGCGATTGGACTTCCTCTTGGAAGTGAACTTGAATATATAGATAGCCAGACATTGAAAAAAGCGATTGAAGGGAGGAGAGAATTATAA
- a CDS encoding lysophospholipid acyltransferase family protein, with translation MNKYVKGVYINFGRYMTEFFTIPKLNYEKVKEKVIVENIEVLDSALKKGRGVIALTAHIGNWELAGVVTSILGYKICAIAIPYMTPKITEIYRRIRESKGVEVIFTGSNPKDFIRFKRENKVLAILGDRVFTEKGEVVNFMGKKAIFPRGPATLAVKLKTEFISGFFVRENDRYKLFFEEINYPPENLSEEEKIDYLLNESVKKIEKVILKYPMQWLSFQNIWAE, from the coding sequence TTGAATAAATATGTTAAGGGAGTTTACATAAATTTTGGCAGATATATGACCGAATTTTTTACAATTCCGAAACTTAATTATGAAAAGGTAAAAGAGAAAGTAATTGTTGAAAATATTGAAGTTCTTGATTCTGCGTTGAAGAAAGGGAGGGGAGTTATTGCATTAACAGCACATATTGGAAACTGGGAACTGGCAGGAGTTGTTACCTCAATACTTGGTTATAAAATATGTGCAATTGCAATTCCGTATATGACACCAAAGATAACAGAAATTTATAGAAGAATAAGGGAAAGTAAAGGGGTTGAAGTAATTTTTACTGGCTCAAATCCCAAAGATTTTATCAGGTTCAAGAGGGAAAATAAAGTCCTTGCGATACTCGGAGATAGGGTTTTTACTGAAAAAGGAGAAGTTGTTAATTTTATGGGGAAGAAAGCAATTTTTCCGAGAGGACCTGCTACTCTTGCAGTAAAATTGAAGACAGAATTTATTTCAGGATTTTTTGTTAGGGAAAATGATAGATATAAACTTTTTTTTGAAGAAATTAACTATCCACCTGAAAACTTAAGTGAAGAGGAAAAAATAGATTATCTTCTGAATGAAAGTGTAAAAAAAATAGAAAAAGTTATATTAAAATATCCAATGCAGTGGTTAAGTTTTCAGAATATATGGGCTGAATAA
- a CDS encoding MazG nucleotide pyrophosphohydrolase domain-containing protein gives MRKKKKYNFKDLLKIMEKIRENCPWDKKQTNESILKYLKEETEEFTNEVNKKNYDGMKEELGDILWQVVFHSQIMKEKDIFTIDEVIDYLCKKMIKRHPHVFGNKKVKDEKEVIENWEKLKQKEKSH, from the coding sequence ATGAGAAAAAAGAAAAAATATAATTTTAAAGACCTTCTGAAAATTATGGAAAAAATAAGAGAAAACTGTCCCTGGGATAAAAAACAAACAAATGAAAGTATTTTGAAATACTTAAAAGAAGAAACAGAAGAATTTACCAATGAGGTTAATAAAAAAAATTATGATGGGATGAAGGAAGAATTAGGGGATATACTCTGGCAGGTTGTGTTTCATTCTCAGATTATGAAGGAAAAGGATATATTTACAATTGATGAAGTTATTGACTATCTCTGCAAAAAAATGATTAAAAGACATCCTCATGTTTTTGGAAATAAGAAAGTAAAGGATGAAAAAGAAGTAATTGAAAACTGGGAAAAATTAAAACAAAAAGAAAAGTCCCACTAA
- a CDS encoding CsgG/HfaB family protein: protein MKKVLISYFIISFLFIVGFSYSEVKSNQFISVAVSDFESTIPKMERIGSQVSSIISANLSLDERIILVERQDLNRILEEMQLGMTGTISSDSAVKIGNLTGAKVLITGRVFEDKNKLYIAAKIIGVETGRVYTEMIVFPLEDSLNDEVVKLSAKIRNVILQKTDTLMVKEKKKEDVINSIKKLIEGKKLTVVAVEVRESHLRQLVVDPAVETELVYILKELGFEIVDRNKSEKKPEVLITGEAFSEFGTRKGGLAICKGRVEIKAIKVDNGQILTVERQK from the coding sequence ATGAAGAAGGTCTTAATTAGTTATTTTATTATCTCATTTCTTTTTATAGTTGGTTTTTCTTATTCTGAAGTAAAAAGCAATCAATTTATAAGTGTTGCAGTTTCTGATTTTGAATCAACTATACCAAAAATGGAGAGAATCGGATCCCAAGTTTCCTCTATTATATCTGCAAATCTTTCACTTGATGAAAGAATAATACTTGTTGAAAGGCAGGATTTAAACAGAATACTTGAAGAGATGCAACTTGGAATGACAGGAACAATTTCTTCGGATTCAGCGGTAAAAATTGGAAATTTAACAGGCGCAAAAGTTTTAATTACTGGTAGAGTTTTTGAAGATAAAAATAAACTTTACATAGCAGCAAAAATTATTGGAGTAGAGACAGGAAGGGTTTACACAGAAATGATTGTATTTCCATTAGAAGACAGTTTGAATGATGAAGTTGTAAAACTTTCGGCAAAGATAAGGAATGTAATATTGCAAAAAACGGATACTCTTATGGTAAAAGAAAAAAAGAAAGAGGATGTAATAAATAGTATTAAAAAACTGATAGAAGGCAAGAAATTAACTGTAGTTGCAGTAGAAGTCAGAGAAAGTCATTTAAGGCAGTTGGTAGTTGACCCAGCAGTTGAGACAGAACTTGTCTATATTTTAAAAGAACTTGGTTTTGAAATTGTTGATAGAAATAAATCAGAGAAAAAACCTGAAGTTTTAATAACAGGAGAAGCATTCAGCGAATTTGGGACAAGAAAAGGTGGGCTTGCAATATGTAAGGGAAGGGTGGAAATAAAAGCAATAAAGGTTGATAACGGACAAATTCTTACAGTTGAAAGACAGAAATAG